CAGGCAACAAACAGTATTATACTTTTATAAATGTGCCTGAAAAAATATCTTTTTATTACCAGGCATCTGCTTGCAGTGATACTCAAAGCTGGTCGAAGCTGGATTCATTTCGCCTAAGCCTCTTGCCTAATATATTGCTGATAATACTTGATGACTCCCGGAATGATTCATACAGCTGTAATGGTGGCCCTGATTTTTACAATTCGCCCAATATTGATTTTATTGCAAATGAAGGCGTGAATTTTAAAAATTCTTTTGCTACTTATTCTTTGTGTGCTCCGGGAAGGGCAGCAATTTTCACAGGATTGTATCCACATAACAACGGAGTTCTCAATAATAATATGAACCTGGATACTTCTTATGCAACCATTTCAAAAATCCTGCATGGTGTTGGTTACTATACTTCTCTAGTCGGGAAATACCTTCATCCAACCTTAATAAATACACCTCAGCCCGGCTGGGATTTCTGGATGGCCAAAGATGGAGGAGGTAAGGTAAATCCCTTCTATAATTACAATGGAGAAGAGATAGAGATTAACGGCCACGAGCTGGATATTGTTACCGATACAGCCATCCGTGTATTTTCATCGCATCTGAATAAGCAACCTGTGATGATGGTTGCGGCATTCAGCACCCCGCACAGCCCTTACGTGCCGGAAGACCGGGATAAAGGAACTTTTGCAGGTGATTCAATGCCATTCCCTCCAAATTTTTTTAAGCCCTTGAAACCGTATCCCAGCTATTTTCAAAATGGAATTAATTACTATGCTGATTCAATCAACTGCCGAAATGATATTCAAGCCTATTATGAATGTTTGGTAGGCTTAAACCGTGTAATGGGTCAGCTCCGTGATACCATTTCAAAGCTTGCATCGCTCGATAACTTTTTGATTTTATTCACCAGCGATAACGGCTTTATCCTCGGTGAGCACATGATAAGCGGAAAGCAGCTTGCCTACAATAACTCTGTTCGCATCCCTATGTTTCTGCGCTATCCTAAATGGTTTTCAGGGGCTGTAAATTATAAAGACATGGCGCTCAATATTGATTTTGCCCCCACCATTTTAGAAGCGGCAGGAATTAAAAGAGACTATCATATGGATGGTATTTCGCTTCATCAATTTTACACCGGCAAGGCACACCGTGATGTAATTTTTGTAGAAGATTTGCCATCCGGCGCAAATCCAGATATAAATTCAGTACGGACTAAAGACTATTTGTACAATTGGTATTCCTGCAACAGCCTCACGGAAGAATTCTATGATCTGACAGTAGATTCATTAGAGGATTTTAACCAGATAAATAATCCTGCATACGCTTCCCTGATCAATGAATACCGGAATAAAAAAGACAGTCTGAAGAATGTATTTAATTACACTCTAAAGCCTGACACTAAAACATGCAATCTTATAACCAATGAACCTATTGCCCGGAAATCGACAGTTGAAAAAAACCTCATTCATATTTTCCCAAACCCGGCAGATCAGGCATTTTATTTAACTATTTCACCTGTGAGTGATGCGGCAACTGTGCAAATTTTGAATAGTAGGGGAGCCGTATGTTTGTCAGAAACCATTCAGCCTTTGGATCTTTTACAAACCATTACATTTAATACTGCCTCCTTTTCAGATGGTGTTTATTTTATTTCATTGAAAAGCAAGGCTCAGAATAAATGGCAAAAAATGGTAATTGCGCATTGATATGATCCTAAAAAGCATTTTAACAGCGAATTAAAATTTAAAAAAGGCGATAAAATAAAGTCCTTTGAATATGTGTCAAGATTCCTTATTTTTGTTTTTTAAATGAATCGTCTTTTTATTTATGTATTAGGAAGCATAGTGATGGCAAGCTCGGTTTTTGCCACCTACGGTTTATTATTTAATATCAAGCAGCAAACTATAAATCACCGCTCCGTAATAAGTAACCAGGCAGATCAGCTAAAGCATACTGATTTAATTGTTATCACACTACAACAGTACAATTTACTACCTAAATCTATAAATGGAAAATTGAAGGAGGTTAATTGGAATGGGAATCGTTATGATATTCTTGATATTCATATAAAGAATGGAAATGTTTATCTGGCGTGCTTTAATGATATTACAGAAAAAAGATTACTTGATAGCGCATCTTCCATTGCCAATGACTTTGGCAATCCTGAATCTGCAAAAAATTTTCCCTGCAATTTAAAAATAAAGATTCCTGATTTTTTCTTTGAGAAAGGAACCTCTGCTTTATCCACCCCAATTAATGCTATTGCTATAAATGCTTTGCCATTACAGCAATTTACACAGGGTAATTTTAATTTTTACCACAGCCCTCCTCCTAAAGTTTAGCCCCCATTCTGAATAGCTTTCGGCTATTAAAAACTGATTCTGTCTTAAAAAGCAGTAGAGATGGTTTCCATTTCCTTAATTGCTAAAAAAAATGTACCCGGAAAAGTCTGGATTGTATTTGGTTACTCTAATAATGCTGCTGGCATTTGTAAGCCATTGCAGCATCCTGCAGGGACAGAACATCTTAAGCGGAACCATTACTGATTTGGATTCTCAAGAACCAGTACGGGACGTAAGCATTTTTATTCCTGAGCTTAACCTTACTACTTCTTCTGATTCTAATGGAAACTATAAATTATCATCAATTCCTTCTGGAGAAATTACTATAAGGTTTGCCAAAATCGATTATCACTCCGTTATTCTTACAGTAAACATTAAGCAAGATCAGTCCCTGAATGTTTCGATGAGTGTTTCGCCGGTAGAGGCACAGGAAATTGTAGTTACCGGTATACGTCAAAGCTCAGCAGAAGAAACATCATTGCAGGTAACCTCAGTGAGTCAGATTCAGATGCGGCAAACAGGATCTTTCAGCATTTCAGATGCACTTGCAAAAATGCCGGGTATAAGCCAGTTAACTACCGGAGCCGGAATTTCTAAACCAGTAGTCCGGGGTCTGTTTGGCAATAGAGTGCTTATTTTACTTTCAGGTCTTCGGTTTGATAATCAGCAATGGCAGGATGAACACGGATTAGGCCTTTCAGATGTGGGTGTGGACCGTGCAGAGGTAATTAAAGGCCCGGTATCATTGCTTTATGGTTCTGATGCTGTTGGAGGAGTAATTAACGTAATAGAAGAAAAAGCTGCGGAAGAGAATAGTAAAACAGGTGATGTAAGCGCCCGCCTGTTCAGTAATACACTTGGCGGGGAAACAGATTTTGGGTTTAAAGGTAACAATAGTAAAATGCACTGGCGGATTCGCGGCGGCGCAGAATCCCATGCTGATTATAAGGCTGGAAATGAAGTACGAATAGTTAATTCACGCTTTAATACATTTACAGGAAAAGCTTCGCTGGGA
Above is a genomic segment from Chitinophagales bacterium containing:
- a CDS encoding sulfatase-like hydrolase/transferase produces the protein MRIFFLLLFSIIFPLVSLHANATCNPEPPKNLYTTNISSSSITLHWSPVKHADYYKVKYKTENGSWINIKDKIYDTLYSFKELGVDTKYTLGVNSYCPDGSKSSYSTINEVTSGCEIPSLNPVKSDPDNNVTVSWFTRSPANTNFIRYSFGKGSQWITIATGNKQYYTFINVPEKISFYYQASACSDTQSWSKLDSFRLSLLPNILLIILDDSRNDSYSCNGGPDFYNSPNIDFIANEGVNFKNSFATYSLCAPGRAAIFTGLYPHNNGVLNNNMNLDTSYATISKILHGVGYYTSLVGKYLHPTLINTPQPGWDFWMAKDGGGKVNPFYNYNGEEIEINGHELDIVTDTAIRVFSSHLNKQPVMMVAAFSTPHSPYVPEDRDKGTFAGDSMPFPPNFFKPLKPYPSYFQNGINYYADSINCRNDIQAYYECLVGLNRVMGQLRDTISKLASLDNFLILFTSDNGFILGEHMISGKQLAYNNSVRIPMFLRYPKWFSGAVNYKDMALNIDFAPTILEAAGIKRDYHMDGISLHQFYTGKAHRDVIFVEDLPSGANPDINSVRTKDYLYNWYSCNSLTEEFYDLTVDSLEDFNQINNPAYASLINEYRNKKDSLKNVFNYTLKPDTKTCNLITNEPIARKSTVEKNLIHIFPNPADQAFYLTISPVSDAATVQILNSRGAVCLSETIQPLDLLQTITFNTASFSDGVYFISLKSKAQNKWQKMVIAH